From Anas acuta chromosome 11, bAnaAcu1.1, whole genome shotgun sequence, the proteins below share one genomic window:
- the NCKIPSD gene encoding NCK-interacting protein with SH3 domain isoform X1: protein MYRALYSFRSAEPNSLPFAAGETFLLLERSNQHWWLVTRAGSGETGYAPASYLQRLQVLEQDVVLQSIDRAIEAVHNAAMKNGGKYNLEQRDVLQKLIHHRKETVSRKSHSPTPQGMVMTQSSSDHHLDVARQPNGVCRTGYERHHSLPNTEFEEEDEGPYQIPPQPRRAAPITPPPPEKRKNAQLAAPAKNAVEIIPGSASSASSMSTTSLDTLYTASSASETALPTATSSPANTPPPVPSRSVHTTITRNLDAGSVTHSRYGTSSKDGASKSPQSKRAAPAPPSDGGVQRSHTVDGEKAPQGKKATPAAPASLDAFSSLCLEDKKAAAVEPAPPEPSGLVASVPKTIGAELIELVRRNTHLSYELSRVAIGVVIGHIQSSVPVTSGIMEQILISVVESKDLSSGLPSGQICHDEQRLEVIFADLARHKDDAQQRSWALYEDENVICCYLEELLRILTDADPEVCKKMCKKNEFESVLSLVAYYQMEHRVPLRLLLLKCFGAMCNLDAAVISTLVNSVLPMELARDMQTHTQDHQKMCYSALVLAMIFSMGEPLPYHHYEHLNSQFVQFLLDVIEDGLPSDTTDQLPDLFVNVLLAFNLHIPVPEHSVIMTTISKHSNVKTFTEKLLLLLNRGDDPVCIFKHQPQPPHSVLKFLQDIFASKDTASIFYHTDMMVLIDILVRQIADLSPGDKLRMEYLSLMHAIIRSTPYLQHQHRLSDLQGILQRILGEEEEGQQCQMDKLIILEIYKEFPEISPGTS, encoded by the exons GTGCTGGAGCAAGATGTGGTTCTCCAGTCTATCGACCGTGCCATCGAGGCCGTGCACAACGCGGCTATGAAGAATGGAGGGAAGTACAACCTGGAGCAGAGGGATGTCCTTCA aaaactgatCCATCACCGGAAGGAGACCGTGTCCCGCAAAAGTCACTCTCCCACCCCGCAGGGGATGGTTATGACACAGTCCTCCAGCGATCACCATCTGGATGTGGCACGGCAGCCCAACGGGGTGTGCCGGACGGGATACGAGCGACACCACAGTCTTCCGAACACAGAGttcgaggaggaggatgaaggtCCCTACCAG ATCCCACCGCAGCCTCGGCGCGCTGCTCCTATCACGCCCCCACCTCCAGAGAAACGCAAGAACGCCCAGCTTGCTGCGCCCGCCAAAA ATGCTGTTGAAATCATCCCTGGGTCAGCTTCTAGTGCCTCGTCCATGAGCACCACGTCCCTGGATACCTTGTACACCGCTTCCTCTGCCTCGGAGACCGCTCTGCCCACGgccacctccagccctgccaaCACGCCGCCCCCCGTGCCCAGCCGCAGCGTGCACACCACCATCACGCGCAATTTGGACGCCGGCTCCGTGACCCACTCCCGTTACGGGACCTCCTCGAAGGACGGGGCCAGCAAATCTCCCCAGAGCAAGCGGGCTGCCCCGGCTCCGCCGTCTGATGGGGGCGTCCAGAGATCCCACACCGTGGACGGGGAGAAAGCCCCGCAGGGGAAGAAAGCCACCCCGGCGGCCCCAGCAAGCCTGGATGCTTTCAGCTCCCTCTGCCTCGAGGATAAGAAGGCGGCTGCGGTGGAGCCGGCGCCACCAGAACCCAGTGGGCTGGTGGCATCCGTTCCCAAGACGATAGGAGCCGAGCTGATCGAGCTGGTCCGCAGGAACACCCACCTCAGCTACGAGCTGTCCCGCGTGGCCATCGGCGTGGTGATCGGCCACATCCAGAGCTCCGTGCCGGTAACCAGCGgcatcatggagcagattctcaTCTCCGTGGTGGAGAGTAAG GATCTGAGCTCAGGGCTGCCCTCGGGACAGATCTGCCACGATGAGCAGCGGCTGGAGGTGATCTTCGCAGACCTGGCCAGGCACAAGGACGATGCTCAGCAGCGCAGCTGGGCGCTCTACGAGGATGAGAACGTCATCTGCTGCTacctggaggagctgcttcGCATTCTG ACAGATGCAGACCCAGAAGTTTGCAAGAAAATGTgcaagaagaatgagtttgaatcCGTCCTGTCCCTTGTGGCATATTATCAGATG gaacACAGGGTGCCactgcggctgctgctgctgaaatgctTTGGAGCCATGTGCAACTTGGATGCTGCAGTTATCTCAACACTTGTCAACTCCGTGCTGCCCATGGAGCTGGCCCGCGACATGCAGACTCACACGCAAG ACCATCAGAAGATGTGctactctgccctggtgctgGCGATGATATTCTCCATGGGGGAGCCCCTTCCGTATCATCACTACG AACATCTCAACTCTCAGTTTGTGCAGTTCTTGCTGGACGTGATCGAGGACGGGCTGCCCTCAGACACCACTGACCAGCTGCCTGACTTGTTTGTCAACGTCCTTCTGGCCTTCAATCTCCACATTCCAG TTCCAGAACACAGCGTGATCATGACTACCATCAGCAAGCACTCGAATGTCAAGACGTTCacagagaagctgctgctgctgctgaacaggGGAG ATGATCCGGTTTGTATCTTCAAGCATCAGCCTCAGCCGCCGCACTCAGTGCTGAAGTTTCTGCAGGACATCTTTGCCAGCAAGGATACAGCCAGCATCTTCTACCACACAGACATGATGGTCCTGATAGACATCCTGGTGCGGCAGATCGCTGATCTCTCCCCTGGAGACAAG CTGAGGATGGAGTATCTGTCTCTGATGCACGCCATCATCCGCTCCACGCCGTatctgcagcaccagcaccgcCTCTCTGACCTGCAGGGCATCTTGCAGCGCATCctaggggaggaggaggaggggcaGCAGTGCCAGATGGACAAACTGATCATCTTGGAGATTTACAAGGAGTTCCCAGAAATCTCTCCTGGTACCAGCTAA
- the NCKIPSD gene encoding NCK-interacting protein with SH3 domain isoform X2 → MKRWHLWKCTCAVVLEQDVVLQSIDRAIEAVHNAAMKNGGKYNLEQRDVLQKLIHHRKETVSRKSHSPTPQGMVMTQSSSDHHLDVARQPNGVCRTGYERHHSLPNTEFEEEDEGPYQIPPQPRRAAPITPPPPEKRKNAQLAAPAKNAVEIIPGSASSASSMSTTSLDTLYTASSASETALPTATSSPANTPPPVPSRSVHTTITRNLDAGSVTHSRYGTSSKDGASKSPQSKRAAPAPPSDGGVQRSHTVDGEKAPQGKKATPAAPASLDAFSSLCLEDKKAAAVEPAPPEPSGLVASVPKTIGAELIELVRRNTHLSYELSRVAIGVVIGHIQSSVPVTSGIMEQILISVVESKDLSSGLPSGQICHDEQRLEVIFADLARHKDDAQQRSWALYEDENVICCYLEELLRILTDADPEVCKKMCKKNEFESVLSLVAYYQMEHRVPLRLLLLKCFGAMCNLDAAVISTLVNSVLPMELARDMQTHTQDHQKMCYSALVLAMIFSMGEPLPYHHYEHLNSQFVQFLLDVIEDGLPSDTTDQLPDLFVNVLLAFNLHIPVPEHSVIMTTISKHSNVKTFTEKLLLLLNRGDDPVCIFKHQPQPPHSVLKFLQDIFASKDTASIFYHTDMMVLIDILVRQIADLSPGDKLRMEYLSLMHAIIRSTPYLQHQHRLSDLQGILQRILGEEEEGQQCQMDKLIILEIYKEFPEISPGTS, encoded by the exons ATGAAGCGTTGGCACCTTTGGAAGTGCACGTGTGCAGTG GTGCTGGAGCAAGATGTGGTTCTCCAGTCTATCGACCGTGCCATCGAGGCCGTGCACAACGCGGCTATGAAGAATGGAGGGAAGTACAACCTGGAGCAGAGGGATGTCCTTCA aaaactgatCCATCACCGGAAGGAGACCGTGTCCCGCAAAAGTCACTCTCCCACCCCGCAGGGGATGGTTATGACACAGTCCTCCAGCGATCACCATCTGGATGTGGCACGGCAGCCCAACGGGGTGTGCCGGACGGGATACGAGCGACACCACAGTCTTCCGAACACAGAGttcgaggaggaggatgaaggtCCCTACCAG ATCCCACCGCAGCCTCGGCGCGCTGCTCCTATCACGCCCCCACCTCCAGAGAAACGCAAGAACGCCCAGCTTGCTGCGCCCGCCAAAA ATGCTGTTGAAATCATCCCTGGGTCAGCTTCTAGTGCCTCGTCCATGAGCACCACGTCCCTGGATACCTTGTACACCGCTTCCTCTGCCTCGGAGACCGCTCTGCCCACGgccacctccagccctgccaaCACGCCGCCCCCCGTGCCCAGCCGCAGCGTGCACACCACCATCACGCGCAATTTGGACGCCGGCTCCGTGACCCACTCCCGTTACGGGACCTCCTCGAAGGACGGGGCCAGCAAATCTCCCCAGAGCAAGCGGGCTGCCCCGGCTCCGCCGTCTGATGGGGGCGTCCAGAGATCCCACACCGTGGACGGGGAGAAAGCCCCGCAGGGGAAGAAAGCCACCCCGGCGGCCCCAGCAAGCCTGGATGCTTTCAGCTCCCTCTGCCTCGAGGATAAGAAGGCGGCTGCGGTGGAGCCGGCGCCACCAGAACCCAGTGGGCTGGTGGCATCCGTTCCCAAGACGATAGGAGCCGAGCTGATCGAGCTGGTCCGCAGGAACACCCACCTCAGCTACGAGCTGTCCCGCGTGGCCATCGGCGTGGTGATCGGCCACATCCAGAGCTCCGTGCCGGTAACCAGCGgcatcatggagcagattctcaTCTCCGTGGTGGAGAGTAAG GATCTGAGCTCAGGGCTGCCCTCGGGACAGATCTGCCACGATGAGCAGCGGCTGGAGGTGATCTTCGCAGACCTGGCCAGGCACAAGGACGATGCTCAGCAGCGCAGCTGGGCGCTCTACGAGGATGAGAACGTCATCTGCTGCTacctggaggagctgcttcGCATTCTG ACAGATGCAGACCCAGAAGTTTGCAAGAAAATGTgcaagaagaatgagtttgaatcCGTCCTGTCCCTTGTGGCATATTATCAGATG gaacACAGGGTGCCactgcggctgctgctgctgaaatgctTTGGAGCCATGTGCAACTTGGATGCTGCAGTTATCTCAACACTTGTCAACTCCGTGCTGCCCATGGAGCTGGCCCGCGACATGCAGACTCACACGCAAG ACCATCAGAAGATGTGctactctgccctggtgctgGCGATGATATTCTCCATGGGGGAGCCCCTTCCGTATCATCACTACG AACATCTCAACTCTCAGTTTGTGCAGTTCTTGCTGGACGTGATCGAGGACGGGCTGCCCTCAGACACCACTGACCAGCTGCCTGACTTGTTTGTCAACGTCCTTCTGGCCTTCAATCTCCACATTCCAG TTCCAGAACACAGCGTGATCATGACTACCATCAGCAAGCACTCGAATGTCAAGACGTTCacagagaagctgctgctgctgctgaacaggGGAG ATGATCCGGTTTGTATCTTCAAGCATCAGCCTCAGCCGCCGCACTCAGTGCTGAAGTTTCTGCAGGACATCTTTGCCAGCAAGGATACAGCCAGCATCTTCTACCACACAGACATGATGGTCCTGATAGACATCCTGGTGCGGCAGATCGCTGATCTCTCCCCTGGAGACAAG CTGAGGATGGAGTATCTGTCTCTGATGCACGCCATCATCCGCTCCACGCCGTatctgcagcaccagcaccgcCTCTCTGACCTGCAGGGCATCTTGCAGCGCATCctaggggaggaggaggaggggcaGCAGTGCCAGATGGACAAACTGATCATCTTGGAGATTTACAAGGAGTTCCCAGAAATCTCTCCTGGTACCAGCTAA
- the NCKIPSD gene encoding NCK-interacting protein with SH3 domain isoform X3 — protein MARYVLEQDVVLQSIDRAIEAVHNAAMKNGGKYNLEQRDVLQKLIHHRKETVSRKSHSPTPQGMVMTQSSSDHHLDVARQPNGVCRTGYERHHSLPNTEFEEEDEGPYQIPPQPRRAAPITPPPPEKRKNAQLAAPAKNAVEIIPGSASSASSMSTTSLDTLYTASSASETALPTATSSPANTPPPVPSRSVHTTITRNLDAGSVTHSRYGTSSKDGASKSPQSKRAAPAPPSDGGVQRSHTVDGEKAPQGKKATPAAPASLDAFSSLCLEDKKAAAVEPAPPEPSGLVASVPKTIGAELIELVRRNTHLSYELSRVAIGVVIGHIQSSVPVTSGIMEQILISVVESKDLSSGLPSGQICHDEQRLEVIFADLARHKDDAQQRSWALYEDENVICCYLEELLRILTDADPEVCKKMCKKNEFESVLSLVAYYQMEHRVPLRLLLLKCFGAMCNLDAAVISTLVNSVLPMELARDMQTHTQDHQKMCYSALVLAMIFSMGEPLPYHHYEHLNSQFVQFLLDVIEDGLPSDTTDQLPDLFVNVLLAFNLHIPVPEHSVIMTTISKHSNVKTFTEKLLLLLNRGDDPVCIFKHQPQPPHSVLKFLQDIFASKDTASIFYHTDMMVLIDILVRQIADLSPGDKLRMEYLSLMHAIIRSTPYLQHQHRLSDLQGILQRILGEEEEGQQCQMDKLIILEIYKEFPEISPGTS, from the exons ATGGCAAGATAT GTGCTGGAGCAAGATGTGGTTCTCCAGTCTATCGACCGTGCCATCGAGGCCGTGCACAACGCGGCTATGAAGAATGGAGGGAAGTACAACCTGGAGCAGAGGGATGTCCTTCA aaaactgatCCATCACCGGAAGGAGACCGTGTCCCGCAAAAGTCACTCTCCCACCCCGCAGGGGATGGTTATGACACAGTCCTCCAGCGATCACCATCTGGATGTGGCACGGCAGCCCAACGGGGTGTGCCGGACGGGATACGAGCGACACCACAGTCTTCCGAACACAGAGttcgaggaggaggatgaaggtCCCTACCAG ATCCCACCGCAGCCTCGGCGCGCTGCTCCTATCACGCCCCCACCTCCAGAGAAACGCAAGAACGCCCAGCTTGCTGCGCCCGCCAAAA ATGCTGTTGAAATCATCCCTGGGTCAGCTTCTAGTGCCTCGTCCATGAGCACCACGTCCCTGGATACCTTGTACACCGCTTCCTCTGCCTCGGAGACCGCTCTGCCCACGgccacctccagccctgccaaCACGCCGCCCCCCGTGCCCAGCCGCAGCGTGCACACCACCATCACGCGCAATTTGGACGCCGGCTCCGTGACCCACTCCCGTTACGGGACCTCCTCGAAGGACGGGGCCAGCAAATCTCCCCAGAGCAAGCGGGCTGCCCCGGCTCCGCCGTCTGATGGGGGCGTCCAGAGATCCCACACCGTGGACGGGGAGAAAGCCCCGCAGGGGAAGAAAGCCACCCCGGCGGCCCCAGCAAGCCTGGATGCTTTCAGCTCCCTCTGCCTCGAGGATAAGAAGGCGGCTGCGGTGGAGCCGGCGCCACCAGAACCCAGTGGGCTGGTGGCATCCGTTCCCAAGACGATAGGAGCCGAGCTGATCGAGCTGGTCCGCAGGAACACCCACCTCAGCTACGAGCTGTCCCGCGTGGCCATCGGCGTGGTGATCGGCCACATCCAGAGCTCCGTGCCGGTAACCAGCGgcatcatggagcagattctcaTCTCCGTGGTGGAGAGTAAG GATCTGAGCTCAGGGCTGCCCTCGGGACAGATCTGCCACGATGAGCAGCGGCTGGAGGTGATCTTCGCAGACCTGGCCAGGCACAAGGACGATGCTCAGCAGCGCAGCTGGGCGCTCTACGAGGATGAGAACGTCATCTGCTGCTacctggaggagctgcttcGCATTCTG ACAGATGCAGACCCAGAAGTTTGCAAGAAAATGTgcaagaagaatgagtttgaatcCGTCCTGTCCCTTGTGGCATATTATCAGATG gaacACAGGGTGCCactgcggctgctgctgctgaaatgctTTGGAGCCATGTGCAACTTGGATGCTGCAGTTATCTCAACACTTGTCAACTCCGTGCTGCCCATGGAGCTGGCCCGCGACATGCAGACTCACACGCAAG ACCATCAGAAGATGTGctactctgccctggtgctgGCGATGATATTCTCCATGGGGGAGCCCCTTCCGTATCATCACTACG AACATCTCAACTCTCAGTTTGTGCAGTTCTTGCTGGACGTGATCGAGGACGGGCTGCCCTCAGACACCACTGACCAGCTGCCTGACTTGTTTGTCAACGTCCTTCTGGCCTTCAATCTCCACATTCCAG TTCCAGAACACAGCGTGATCATGACTACCATCAGCAAGCACTCGAATGTCAAGACGTTCacagagaagctgctgctgctgctgaacaggGGAG ATGATCCGGTTTGTATCTTCAAGCATCAGCCTCAGCCGCCGCACTCAGTGCTGAAGTTTCTGCAGGACATCTTTGCCAGCAAGGATACAGCCAGCATCTTCTACCACACAGACATGATGGTCCTGATAGACATCCTGGTGCGGCAGATCGCTGATCTCTCCCCTGGAGACAAG CTGAGGATGGAGTATCTGTCTCTGATGCACGCCATCATCCGCTCCACGCCGTatctgcagcaccagcaccgcCTCTCTGACCTGCAGGGCATCTTGCAGCGCATCctaggggaggaggaggaggggcaGCAGTGCCAGATGGACAAACTGATCATCTTGGAGATTTACAAGGAGTTCCCAGAAATCTCTCCTGGTACCAGCTAA
- the NCKIPSD gene encoding NCK-interacting protein with SH3 domain isoform X4, translating to MKNGGKYNLEQRDVLQKLIHHRKETVSRKSHSPTPQGMVMTQSSSDHHLDVARQPNGVCRTGYERHHSLPNTEFEEEDEGPYQIPPQPRRAAPITPPPPEKRKNAQLAAPAKNAVEIIPGSASSASSMSTTSLDTLYTASSASETALPTATSSPANTPPPVPSRSVHTTITRNLDAGSVTHSRYGTSSKDGASKSPQSKRAAPAPPSDGGVQRSHTVDGEKAPQGKKATPAAPASLDAFSSLCLEDKKAAAVEPAPPEPSGLVASVPKTIGAELIELVRRNTHLSYELSRVAIGVVIGHIQSSVPVTSGIMEQILISVVESKDLSSGLPSGQICHDEQRLEVIFADLARHKDDAQQRSWALYEDENVICCYLEELLRILTDADPEVCKKMCKKNEFESVLSLVAYYQMEHRVPLRLLLLKCFGAMCNLDAAVISTLVNSVLPMELARDMQTHTQDHQKMCYSALVLAMIFSMGEPLPYHHYEHLNSQFVQFLLDVIEDGLPSDTTDQLPDLFVNVLLAFNLHIPVPEHSVIMTTISKHSNVKTFTEKLLLLLNRGDDPVCIFKHQPQPPHSVLKFLQDIFASKDTASIFYHTDMMVLIDILVRQIADLSPGDKLRMEYLSLMHAIIRSTPYLQHQHRLSDLQGILQRILGEEEEGQQCQMDKLIILEIYKEFPEISPGTS from the exons ATGAAGAATGGAGGGAAGTACAACCTGGAGCAGAGGGATGTCCTTCA aaaactgatCCATCACCGGAAGGAGACCGTGTCCCGCAAAAGTCACTCTCCCACCCCGCAGGGGATGGTTATGACACAGTCCTCCAGCGATCACCATCTGGATGTGGCACGGCAGCCCAACGGGGTGTGCCGGACGGGATACGAGCGACACCACAGTCTTCCGAACACAGAGttcgaggaggaggatgaaggtCCCTACCAG ATCCCACCGCAGCCTCGGCGCGCTGCTCCTATCACGCCCCCACCTCCAGAGAAACGCAAGAACGCCCAGCTTGCTGCGCCCGCCAAAA ATGCTGTTGAAATCATCCCTGGGTCAGCTTCTAGTGCCTCGTCCATGAGCACCACGTCCCTGGATACCTTGTACACCGCTTCCTCTGCCTCGGAGACCGCTCTGCCCACGgccacctccagccctgccaaCACGCCGCCCCCCGTGCCCAGCCGCAGCGTGCACACCACCATCACGCGCAATTTGGACGCCGGCTCCGTGACCCACTCCCGTTACGGGACCTCCTCGAAGGACGGGGCCAGCAAATCTCCCCAGAGCAAGCGGGCTGCCCCGGCTCCGCCGTCTGATGGGGGCGTCCAGAGATCCCACACCGTGGACGGGGAGAAAGCCCCGCAGGGGAAGAAAGCCACCCCGGCGGCCCCAGCAAGCCTGGATGCTTTCAGCTCCCTCTGCCTCGAGGATAAGAAGGCGGCTGCGGTGGAGCCGGCGCCACCAGAACCCAGTGGGCTGGTGGCATCCGTTCCCAAGACGATAGGAGCCGAGCTGATCGAGCTGGTCCGCAGGAACACCCACCTCAGCTACGAGCTGTCCCGCGTGGCCATCGGCGTGGTGATCGGCCACATCCAGAGCTCCGTGCCGGTAACCAGCGgcatcatggagcagattctcaTCTCCGTGGTGGAGAGTAAG GATCTGAGCTCAGGGCTGCCCTCGGGACAGATCTGCCACGATGAGCAGCGGCTGGAGGTGATCTTCGCAGACCTGGCCAGGCACAAGGACGATGCTCAGCAGCGCAGCTGGGCGCTCTACGAGGATGAGAACGTCATCTGCTGCTacctggaggagctgcttcGCATTCTG ACAGATGCAGACCCAGAAGTTTGCAAGAAAATGTgcaagaagaatgagtttgaatcCGTCCTGTCCCTTGTGGCATATTATCAGATG gaacACAGGGTGCCactgcggctgctgctgctgaaatgctTTGGAGCCATGTGCAACTTGGATGCTGCAGTTATCTCAACACTTGTCAACTCCGTGCTGCCCATGGAGCTGGCCCGCGACATGCAGACTCACACGCAAG ACCATCAGAAGATGTGctactctgccctggtgctgGCGATGATATTCTCCATGGGGGAGCCCCTTCCGTATCATCACTACG AACATCTCAACTCTCAGTTTGTGCAGTTCTTGCTGGACGTGATCGAGGACGGGCTGCCCTCAGACACCACTGACCAGCTGCCTGACTTGTTTGTCAACGTCCTTCTGGCCTTCAATCTCCACATTCCAG TTCCAGAACACAGCGTGATCATGACTACCATCAGCAAGCACTCGAATGTCAAGACGTTCacagagaagctgctgctgctgctgaacaggGGAG ATGATCCGGTTTGTATCTTCAAGCATCAGCCTCAGCCGCCGCACTCAGTGCTGAAGTTTCTGCAGGACATCTTTGCCAGCAAGGATACAGCCAGCATCTTCTACCACACAGACATGATGGTCCTGATAGACATCCTGGTGCGGCAGATCGCTGATCTCTCCCCTGGAGACAAG CTGAGGATGGAGTATCTGTCTCTGATGCACGCCATCATCCGCTCCACGCCGTatctgcagcaccagcaccgcCTCTCTGACCTGCAGGGCATCTTGCAGCGCATCctaggggaggaggaggaggggcaGCAGTGCCAGATGGACAAACTGATCATCTTGGAGATTTACAAGGAGTTCCCAGAAATCTCTCCTGGTACCAGCTAA